Genomic DNA from Paenibacillus sp. MBLB1832:
TGGACCGAATGGTCAACCGCCTCTTTTTCTTTGAGCGCCGAGTGACGGGGAGGCGCATTTAAGGGTGGTCAACCACCTTTAAATCCAAAAACTAGCCAGATCTTCGCGAAATAGCGGTGGTTGACCACTGCTAAACTGGCGTTTGAGCGCCGAGTGGCGGGGAGGCGCGCATTTAAGGGTGGTCAACCACCTCTAAATCCAAAAACTAGCCAGATCTTCGCGAAATAGCGGTGGTTGACCACTGCTAAAGTGGCGTTTGAGCGCCGAGTGGCGGGGTGTTCGAGCATTTAAGGGTGGTCAACCACCTCTAAATCCAAAAACTAGCCAGATCTTCGCGAATTAGCGGTGGTTAACCACTGCTAAAGTGGCGTTTGAGCGCCGAGTGGCGGGGTGTTTGAGCATTTAAGGGTGGTCAACCACTCTTAAATCCAAAAACTAGCCAGATCTTCGCGAATTAGCGGTGGTTGACCACTCCTAAAGTTTCTTTTGTGGGCATAGTGGCGGGGCTTCTCGAATTAAGGGTGGTTAACCACCGCTAAAGTGGCGTTTGAGCACCTACTTCACGTCCAACTTACTTCCGCTTCGCATACGCCTCGTTATACTCGCTAATCATCTGATTGCCGCCACTGCGCCGCCAACGCTCAACCTCCTGCTGGAAACCAGCCTTATCCAGCTTGCCCAGCATGTAGTTGTAGGTGGCATCGGAGATGATTTTGTACAATTCGACGCCACGCTCGTCATAGGTCTTCGATTCGATGCCGAGCGACGGGTCCTTCACGGCGTACTTCTCGTTATCCAAGCTCAGCGTATCCGCCAGCTCGGACAGCGATTCACTTTGCGCGATCGGCATGACATTCGGATTCTTCAAATCCGCAATCATCAGCGCGTAGAGCGCATTCACTTCATTCACACGAATTTTCGACGTTTCTTCGGAGAGCTGGACCTGCCCATTTTTCGCCGTGTAATGACGCCCTTCCAGCCCATATTTCATGAGATTCGCGACATCCTTATCCATCGACCGATCAAAAAATTGCAGCATCTGCTTCAGCTCCACCTCCGTACGAATCGCTTTTTTGGAGAACAAATATAAGGCACTGTAATTCGGAATCGACCAGATCTGGAACCCTTTCGGACCCTCAATATGATTCACCAGTGTAAAACGAGCCTCCGGATTCACCATTTGCGCCTCATCCGACAGCCGCTGCACATCTTGCATACTCCCGATATACACCCCAGCATTCCCATGGATCAGCTTATCCCGTTGCACTTCTTTACTGGTTACAGCAAAATCTGAATTAATCAACTTCTCCTCATACAGCTTCTTCATGAAATTCATCGCATCCATATAGGCTTGCGCTTCGAACTCCGGTACGAACTTCCCATTAGTTGCGTCCCAATTATTCGGTGCTCCGAAATAGGAGCTGATCGTTTTGAAGGCACCGAACACCAGATCATTGCGGTCCGTCAAGCCCACCGTGTCATCCTTTCCATCCCCGTCGGGGTCGCCATAGGTGAACGCTTTGAGCACATCATGCAGCTGATCCAAATTCGTCGGTTTGCTCAGCTTCAGTTTCTTCAGCCAATCCTCCCGAATAATAATCCCCTGCCGAGAGGACGGTCGCTCGGTGTATAAACCGTAGATTTTGCCATCCACAGCCGTCTGTCCAAGAATTTCCTTATTCAACTGCTTCAAATTCGGATACGCCGACAAGTACGGTCCAATATCCCAGAACGCGCCAGAGCGGATTGAATTTTTCATCAACATATAATCCGTATATTTCACGTAGGTCGCCTTTTTGAGCGAATTCGTTGTGAGGGCTGTGTTCATTTTATCCGTATAAATGCCATCTGGCACCCAGTTCACATCTAGCTTCGTTTGGGTGCGCTTCTCGATCTCTTTAACCAACTCATCAATTGGCGGATGCGGAAAATGAAGCGGTGCCATAATAGAAATGATAGGCTTCGTATCTTGATTGCTGTTCGTTAGAGATGAGCCGCTGTTTTGACAAGCACTCAACACCGCTAGAATCGTTAACCCAATTAAACATCGTCCCAACCACCGGAGTTCCCGGCCATGCAACTTATTTCTCATACGAATTCCCCCTTGATACAGCGGGCTTTTGACCGCCAATCTGAGATAATGATTATCCATTTTGCAGATGATTATTGATCTAGCTCGCGCTTCTGTCTACAATACATAGATAGTCTGACAAATGAATCTTCGAATAGATAAGGTGTTGGATGCGATGCGCTCTTTAAGTTTTCTTAGCAAAATGACAATTTTCAGCTTCCTGCTGAGCACATTGCCGGTGATTTTCATCGGCGCTTTTGCCTTCGTCACGTCTTCCAGTGAGATCCAAAAAAATGTCAACGAAGGAAAAATGCAGTTAATCACGCAAATCAATTCCAATGTAGAGCAGAAATTAACGACTGTCAACCATACACTCAATCAAGTCATTAACTCGACCGTACTCAAGAAAGCCATGGATATGCCGCTCACTGTAACCGATTTCATGATGTATGACGATCTCCGCAGCGAGATTCGCTACATGCAATCTTTTGACACACGGTTGGAAGATGTGCTCTTGATTAACGCGAAGCAGAATTGGATGATCAAAAATTCCGGCTTATATCGTTTTGACAGCTATCCTTTTGCTGATAAACTAACTCTCATGATGAACACACAAGAGAACAGCAAGTGGACTCTAAGCCCTTCTAAGTGGTTCTACACCGAAGAGAATGCGAGAAGTGTGCCGTGTGAGTACAGTATTTCGCTTATCAAAAAGCTGCCAACCACCGGTCTCGATCAATTCGGCATGGCCTTAGCCAATATTCCCGCTTGTTCCCTGCAGGATATGATTCAAAGTGACTCCGCGCACCCGGATGATATTGTCATTATCGATGAAGAGCAGCGGATTCTGATGAACCGCGATCCGGGATTGATAGGGAAAACGATCACAGCAGCTGGCTTGACCGAGCTTAAAGCGCTTGATGCCCCAAGCGGGCAGTTCCGCGCGAACATTCACGATAAGCCCTACTCAGTATCATTTCTGCGCTCAAACTTGAATAACTGGACGTACTTGTCCCTCACTTCCATCGATAGTTTGACGAAGGAATCCAGCAAAATCGGAACGTATACGATCTACATCTGCGTCTTTATGCTCCTGCTGTCGATGTTCTTGGCTTGGGTAGGCTCACGCAAAATGTACTCACCAATCCAGCTCCTGCTGAACCAGATTGGCGGCCTCGTCACCGTGAATCAGCAGCGGAAGGCCAATGAATTCCAGATGATCAGCGAGCACGTTCACACCTTGTTCCAGTCGAAGTCGCAGCTTGAAAAAGAAGTGCACCAGCACATCGGACAAGTCCGCACCTTCTTCTTGATCAAAGCATTCCAAGGACATATCAAATCTGGCGATCTGTTGGAGAAATTGGCCCAGTTCGGGTACTCCGAGCATATAGCCGCGTGGAAAACGATGTCGGTCATTACGATCCAAATTGATGCCATCGACCAGACGCGGTATGAGAAAAAAGATATGGAACTGC
This window encodes:
- a CDS encoding extracellular solute-binding protein — its product is MRNKLHGRELRWLGRCLIGLTILAVLSACQNSGSSLTNSNQDTKPIISIMAPLHFPHPPIDELVKEIEKRTQTKLDVNWVPDGIYTDKMNTALTTNSLKKATYVKYTDYMLMKNSIRSGAFWDIGPYLSAYPNLKQLNKEILGQTAVDGKIYGLYTERPSSRQGIIIREDWLKKLKLSKPTNLDQLHDVLKAFTYGDPDGDGKDDTVGLTDRNDLVFGAFKTISSYFGAPNNWDATNGKFVPEFEAQAYMDAMNFMKKLYEEKLINSDFAVTSKEVQRDKLIHGNAGVYIGSMQDVQRLSDEAQMVNPEARFTLVNHIEGPKGFQIWSIPNYSALYLFSKKAIRTEVELKQMLQFFDRSMDKDVANLMKYGLEGRHYTAKNGQVQLSEETSKIRVNEVNALYALMIADLKNPNVMPIAQSESLSELADTLSLDNEKYAVKDPSLGIESKTYDERGVELYKIISDATYNYMLGKLDKAGFQQEVERWRRSGGNQMISEYNEAYAKRK
- a CDS encoding helix-turn-helix domain-containing protein; its protein translation is MTIFSFLLSTLPVIFIGAFAFVTSSSEIQKNVNEGKMQLITQINSNVEQKLTTVNHTLNQVINSTVLKKAMDMPLTVTDFMMYDDLRSEIRYMQSFDTRLEDVLLINAKQNWMIKNSGLYRFDSYPFADKLTLMMNTQENSKWTLSPSKWFYTEENARSVPCEYSISLIKKLPTTGLDQFGMALANIPACSLQDMIQSDSAHPDDIVIIDEEQRILMNRDPGLIGKTITAAGLTELKALDAPSGQFRANIHDKPYSVSFLRSNLNNWTYLSLTSIDSLTKESSKIGTYTIYICVFMLLLSMFLAWVGSRKMYSPIQLLLNQIGGLVTVNQQRKANEFQMISEHVHTLFQSKSQLEKEVHQHIGQVRTFFLIKAFQGHIKSGDLLEKLAQFGYSEHIAAWKTMSVITIQIDAIDQTRYEKKDMELLLFAVHNMLEELIPSEQRLAPILIDQTVVTMIGSPDSVDSDFRTMVYGLTEQVQQHIYNFLKLHISIGISLPFHTFSQMALAYKEGLEALKHRIKLGEGIIIQYENINSGKHYLNLNYPKPIENELIDSIKLAEKDKSREGLKQLLQAVFAAQLSPQEYQIPLARLLNNLLMMMQESGIALSQIHPNQGSLFEELLDLHSTVEIEDWFWTEVVHPLIRIYRDRQDAQYHNISEKIIDLVQHYYDTDLTLEECASRLHYNANYLSSIFRKETNCSFSDYLSNYRFNMAKKWLSETDMPIKDISSKLRYNNSQNFIRSFRKQEGLTPGQYRDKQKEGMA